The segment TCTGTGCTGAGCACGGGGAGGCAGTGACACAGGGCGTAGGCCTCACGCAGGATCTCGTGGTTGAAGGGCACCTCCCCTGCGGCGGAGGGCGGCTCAGCGGGCGGGGACGGGGggcaacgggggggggggggggggtccggcgggaggggaggggaaggggcttgtGGAGTACCTGCCTCCGAGGCCTTGACGAACTCCAAGATGAGCTTGACGCGGCTGTGCAGCATCTTGATGGCGCTGTGCTGGGCGATGAGGTGCTCGGCCACTGGGGGACGGAGGCGGGGGGATGGCTCCGttgaccccttccttcccctcctcctcctcctcctccccgcgcccggccctccccgccgccccccggttACCGGTGGAGTTCTCCCCGCTGCCCGTGGCCGTCATCCGGGCCACGTGGTCCACCCCGATCCGCTCGGCCTCCTCGGTGGCCAGCGTGTAGGTCAGCTCGGCAAACAGCATGGTGGCCtggcgggccggggcggggaggggggtcggTCTCCCTCACGCCCGCCCCCGTGGCGGcggcccccccccaaccccggccccccGTTACCTCGCCGTTGATGATGTCGATGACGGACTCGAAGACGCTGACCGggagctaataataatcacaatgttggtatttgttaagcgcttactatgtgccaagcactgttctaagcgctgggggagatacaaggtcatcaggttgtcccacgcggggctcccagtcttcatccccattttgcagatgagggaactgaggcccagagaagtgaggtgacttgaccaaagtcacacagctgacaagtggcggagccgggattcaaacccacgacctgtgactccaaagcccgggctctttccactgagccacgctgaggggaGGCCGCCGCGGCGGGGGGGGGACACTCACGTCCGTATGCTTGGTCATGGGGTTCAGTTTCAGGAACAGGGGGCTCTCGATAATCTCGCAcacctgggagagaggaagaggaggaggaagggggtcgtGACCGCCGCCCCCCTCCTCCGGGCAGGCCGCCGCTCCTCGCTTGGGGGGCACACGGGGCTCTGACCTGCTTGTGGACGTGGATGTCGGAGGGCTCGGGGGGCCCCCCCGATGTGTACCAGCCCAGGAACTCCAGCTCCTTAAACACCTGCTtgactggggaggagaagggagtgtttTGAGCACCCCAGTCGGGTGATCACGGCAGCGGGGAGGCGCTTACTACGATGTAAAcccgagctgatcaggttgggcccCGTCTCCGTGCCCCAGGGGCAGAGACAAAACCTGACTCCTCCTATTATTGCTCCAATCCTGCTCGCACGCTtcactctgatgccaacctactcaccggccCTCCGGCTATcgtgccgccgacctctcgcccttctccaggggaagcagaagggaggggtccACTCGTCCCTATCACCCCCCCAATTTCTTCCACCCCCAATaacaataaatgatggcatttcaccCCCCAATTTCTTccaaccccaataataataaatgatggcatttcaccCCCCAATTTCTTCCACCCCCaatcataataaataatgatggcatttgttaagcgcttactatgacgatggcatttgctaagcacttactatgtgcaaagcactgttctaagtgctggggggatacaaggtgatcaggttgccccacgtggggctcagtcttaatgcccattttacagatgaggtaactgaggcacagagaagtgaggcgactcgcccaaagtcacacagctgacaagtggcggcgccgggattagaacccatgacctctggctcccaagcccgggctcttcccactgggccacgctgcttctcttaatttgttaagcgcttactacatgcaaagcactgttctaagcgccgggggttgggggggatacaaggtgatcagggtgtcccacgtggggctcacagtcttaatccccatttcccagatgagggaactgaggctcagagaagtgaagtgacttgcccaaagtcccacagctgatggttggcggagctgggatttgaacccatgatgcctgactccaaagcccaggctctttccactctaattattattctcttattattattaggcgggGGCCACCcggttctttccctccctcagctccgtcTCCCGCTCCGGCCCCGCCGCAactcacactgctcctctttggTGTAATAATACTCCTTGTCGATGACGATCTTCTCCTCCACCGTGTGGGACAGCAGCTCGAAGGAATTCATCACCTCGATGTTGCGCCCTTCCTGTCGCCCGATCAGGGCGCCGATCACTAAGGGGGGGGAGGGCATCAGTCAGGGAAAACGGGGGGATCGACACGGCCCGGGGCCTCCCGGGCAATGCCaactcttttacactgtgagcccactgttgggtagggactgtctctagatgttgccaatttggacttcccaagcgcttagtacagtgctctgcacatagtaagcgctcaataaatacgattgatgatgatgatgggaccgaCGGGAGCCTTACAGTCCCCCTAGATTGTCGGCTCgacgcgggcagggaatgtggccaacCGACTCtgtgaccttgtaataataataataatagcgacgatggtctttgttaagtgctatgggccgagcgctggggtggatacaatgacGATGgataatcgatcgtatttattgagcgcttactgtgtgcacagcactgtactaagcgcttgggaaggacaaattggcaacatatagagacagtccctacccaacagtgggctcacattatgcaataataacaataataatgatggcatttgctaatcgcttactatgtgccaagcaccgttctaagcactggggaggttacaaggcaatcaggttgtcccacagggggctcccagtcatcatccccatttggcagatgaggcaactgaggcccagagaagtgaagcgacttggcccaaagtcacccaactgacaatgagcagagcctggatttgaacccatgacttctggctccaaagcccgggctctttccactgagccacgctgcttcttttctattctaagcactagatacaaggtcatcgggttgtcccatgtggagctcacagtcttcacccccattttacaggtgaggtcactgaggcccagagaaggggatcgcccaaggtcacagcagacaagtggccaacttgtacttcccaagcacttagtccagtgctctgcacacagtaagcgctcaataaatacgattgaatgaatgaatgaaatggcagagccggaagtcgaacccacatcctctgactctcgagcccgttgtgggcagggattgtctctctttgttgctgaattgtcctctcccaagcgcatagtacagggccatgcacacagcaagcgctcaataaatacgactgaatagtgcatggctcagtggaaagagcccgggtttgggagaggtcatgggttcaaatccaggctccgccacttgtcagctgtgtgacctcgggcaagtcactttgcttctctgagcctcagttccctcatctgcaaaatggggatgaagaccgggagcccccccatgggaaaacctgatcaccttgtaacctccccagcgcttagaacagtgctttgcgcatagtaagtgtttaatacgtgCCATTattaattctctgagcctcagttccctcatctgtaaaatggggacgaggactgtgagccccacgtgggacaacctcattaccttgcatcctccccagcgcttggcacatagtaagcacttaacaagcaccatatttTTCTGAGCGCAGGACACTGTcttaagcggttgggaaagtccaggggatttattactctattttatgaataATGTGCATATGTCGATAATTCTATTAATTCCGATGGTatcgacgcctgtctacttgttttgttgtctgtctccccacttctagactgtgagcctgtggctgggtagggaccgtctctctttactgctgaactgccctttcccaagcgtttagcccagtgctgtgcacgcagtaagcgctccaaaaaaaCGATGGAATGAGTGGGCTCTGTTCCCCACCCGGGCGGTAGGGGGCGCtggggagtcggggggggggggggtcccctcacCCCGTACGGGCAGTAGGGGGCGCTGGGGAGTCAGGGAGTCCCCTCACCCCGTATGGGCAGTAgggggcgctggggggggggggggggtcaggtcCTCACCCTGCCTGAGCGGTAGGGGGGCGCTGGGGAGTCAGGGAGTCCCCTCACCCCGTACGGGCAATAGGGGGCGCTGGGGGATCAGGTCCTCACCCTTCCTGAGCGG is part of the Tachyglossus aculeatus isolate mTacAcu1 chromosome Y4, mTacAcu1.pri, whole genome shotgun sequence genome and harbors:
- the COPS6 gene encoding COP9 signalosome complex subunit 6, with protein sequence MAAAAAAAAAAANGSCGSSGMEVDAAAVPSVMAAGVTGSVSVALHPLVILNISDHWIRMRSQEGRPVQVIGALIGRQEGRNIEVMNSFELLSHTVEEKIVIDKEYYYTKEEQFKQVFKELEFLGWYTSGGPPEPSDIHVHKQVCEIIESPLFLKLNPMTKHTDLPVSVFESVIDIINGEATMLFAELTYTLATEEAERIGVDHVARMTATGSGENSTVAEHLIAQHSAIKMLHSRVKLILEFVKASEAGEVPFNHEILREAYALCHCLPVLSTDKFKTDFYDQCNDVGLMAYLGTVTKTCNTMNQFVNKFNVLYDRQGSGRRMRGLFF